The DNA sequence TGATGCCTTTTACGATGTCATCCACATATTCCTTGGGGGAAACACCGGCTTCCTTGGCCTTGGCCTCAATCTTTTGGCCATGCTCGTCAGTACCGGTTAAAAACATCACATCAAACCCGCGCATTCGCTTGTATCTGGCCATGGCATCGGTTACCACAGTGGTGTAGCTGTGCCCGATGTGGAGCTTATCCGAGGGGTAATAAATGGGGGTGGTGATATAAAACCTTTTGTCGTCCATTGTTCGTTTTGCCTCCTGTAGCCTTTTGGTTTGATGCAGCCCTACCATAGAATCAGTATTGCTGGAAAAGCGCAGATTTATGCTGTTTTCCTCAAAGAGAAAAGGAATCTCCAAAATGGGATAAACTACCTACCAGTATAACATGCGGGGGCTTTTTTATCAAACGTAAAATCCAGTGCTGCCCATTGTGCAAGGGGTGAAAAAATGCTATACTGTTCTCAGAAGACATTTTCACATTTAGGGAAAAGTCTTTCAGTGCATATACCTGTTATAAAAGAGGTTTTAGAGCTTTGGATATGAGCCAACCACCATGCACGGCAATGATACAGTAAATTCACTTCAAACCGGTTTTGATCCTGTTTTGAAGCGCAATTAGTACGAGTAAAGGATTGATGTTCAATGCAATGTAAAACCTGCGGCAGCCAGCTCCCCCCCGGCGCTTCTTTTTGCAGCACTTGCGGTACTCAGGCTGGACCCGAGGGCGTGCAGTGTCCCCGGTGCGGCCAGCAATTTCCCGTGCAGCCCCCGGTCTGCGCCAACTGCGGCTTTCAGTTTATACCCCCGGTAAGCCAGCCTGTTTATGGGCAGAAATCCAGAATGGCGGCGGGCATTCTCGGCATTCTGTTGGGCAGTCTTGGCATTCACAACTTTTATCTGGGCTTTACCCAGCGTGCTCTGATTCAGCTTTTGGTTTCAATCATCGGCGGCTTTCTTTCCTTTGGCATTGCTTCCTTTGGTATGGGCGTATGGGGGCTTGTGGAGGGTATCTTCATTCTCACCGGTGACCCCCGCTACCAGCGGGATGCCATGGGTGTTCCCCTCAAGGATTGATTTTAATCGATAAATTTGCTATAATCAAACATGCGAGCAAGCAAGACAGCGGCAGAAACGACTCCGAAAGGGCGTTTTTGAGGAAAGTCCGAGCTTCATAGGGCAGGATAGCTGCTAATGGCAGCCAGAGGCGACTCTAGGGAAAGTGCAACAGAAATATACCGCCGGTTTTTAACCGGTAAGGCTGGAAAGGCGAGGTAAGAGCTCACCAGAGTGCAGGTGACTGCACTGCTGTGTAAACCCTATCCGAAGCAACGCCAAGCGGGGAAATATACGGCTGCCCGCCGTTTCCTCCCAAGGGCGGCTTGATGCCTCACTGGCGACAGGGGGCACAGATAGATCGTTGTCAAATACAGAACTCGGCTTATATGCTTGGTCGCTTTTAAGAAAAAAGAGAAAGGCTTTTCCCTCAGGGAAGAGCCTTTCTTTTATAGCCACACTTGCCTCATTGTTAAGTTATGGAGCCGGAGGGGATTTTTATGTATGAGCGAATCCGCGGCCTGCGGGAAGATCGGGATATGACCCAAACACAGCTGGCAGCTTATCTGCAAATTCACCAGACAACCTATTCCGACTATGAGCTGGGCCGACTGAACATTCCCATCCCTATTTTAGAGCGGCTGGCGGATTTTTATGAGACCAGCCTTGACTATCTGGTGGGACGCACCGATATAGCCGAGGCATATCCCCCGCACCGTAGATAAAAGCCAATAGGGGCTTTGTCCCTTCTATCAGGATCTTTCTTCCATCGTGTGCAAAGGCAGCTACATGATCAACCTATGCCCCAAGTAGTTTCTCTTTAATCTTGTACTTTTTTAAAAAGAAAGGCTGCCATTGGTCCACAGGAGCCACAAGAGAGGATCGGCGGTATGCAAGGGCACCGGCCTGGATACCGCACCACTGGGCTGGGGATCGGCGCCAAGAGCGCTGATGCCGAAAAAGGCATACTTTTCAAACTGGGAGGTGATCTGGTTGATGAGCTGGCGGTCGGACCAGCCCTCCAGCATACTCTGCACCTCCAGGCTGGTGTTGTGAAACTCAATGCTGTCAAAACTGCCGGGCTCCAGCAGACGGGAAGGGTACCGCAGGCAGCTGGATACATCCAAAAACTTTTCCAGCTTATCGATTTTGGTCAGGCACACGGCAATGGGGATGGGAATCTTACGGCTAAGGGAGCCCATCTTACTTTGGGAGCGGATCAGATGAATCACCCGGGTGAGAATATCCCCGGCGTGAGAAGCCTGCTCCTCGCCACCGCTTTGCCCCGTATATTCCCGCAGGCGGGGCAGTTCCATGGGGTCAATGAGAAACAAAAGCCCCTTGGAATGGACAATGCTCTGGTTAAACTGCTCCAGCAGGCGTGCATCCTCAAAATTGCCGCCGCAGGTATCATAAAAGGTCAGGTTGGTGTTCTTCCCCTTTTTGCGGTTCCCAAAGACAAGGGAATAATAGAGCG is a window from the Oscillospiraceae bacterium MB08-C2-2 genome containing:
- a CDS encoding TM2 domain-containing protein, whose translation is MQCKTCGSQLPPGASFCSTCGTQAGPEGVQCPRCGQQFPVQPPVCANCGFQFIPPVSQPVYGQKSRMAAGILGILLGSLGIHNFYLGFTQRALIQLLVSIIGGFLSFGIASFGMGVWGLVEGIFILTGDPRYQRDAMGVPLKD
- a CDS encoding helix-turn-helix transcriptional regulator; the encoded protein is MYERIRGLREDRDMTQTQLAAYLQIHQTTYSDYELGRLNIPIPILERLADFYETSLDYLVGRTDIAEAYPPHRR